One segment of Stomatobaculum sp. F0698 DNA contains the following:
- a CDS encoding folate family ECF transporter S component has protein sequence MEHMKNVRSLTVAALLVALAVTLKFLKIVITPTLEFSFAFLANASAGFLFGPFVSGTVGALADVLGYLVRPTGPFFPGFTLNAIINGVVYGLILYKKPLSMKRVVIARVINTVLISFLLNPLWLSMMYGKAFHLLVKTRFIKAAILFVPECILLYAILQLVQKIALNASFLQRRSASE, from the coding sequence ATGGAACACATGAAAAATGTCAGATCGCTGACGGTGGCAGCGCTACTCGTGGCGCTCGCGGTGACGCTCAAGTTTTTGAAGATCGTCATCACACCGACGCTCGAATTCAGCTTCGCCTTTTTGGCAAATGCAAGCGCGGGTTTTTTATTCGGGCCCTTTGTCTCTGGTACCGTCGGTGCGCTTGCGGATGTGCTGGGCTATCTGGTCCGACCGACAGGCCCCTTCTTTCCGGGCTTTACGCTGAACGCGATTATCAACGGCGTGGTTTACGGCCTGATACTTTACAAGAAGCCGCTTTCCATGAAGCGCGTTGTCATTGCCCGCGTGATCAACACGGTGCTGATCAGCTTCCTGTTGAACCCGCTTTGGCTCTCCATGATGTACGGTAAGGCCTTCCATTTGCTGGTTAAGACCCGCTTTATCAAAGCAGCGATTCTCTTTGTACCGGAGTGCATCCTGCTCTATGCGATTCTGCAGCTTGTGCAGAAAATTGCGCTGAACGCATCGTTTCTGCAGCGACGCAGTGCAAGTGAATAA
- a CDS encoding DUF488 domain-containing protein, which translates to MNELKMKRIYESAEPTDGTRILVDRLWPRGISKERAALTRWEKEITPSPDLRKWFGHEPERFATFTELYRKELDANPAGEGFLSEIRDFLKEGNVTLVYAAKDPACNHVLVLKDWIEERLKR; encoded by the coding sequence ATGAATGAGCTGAAGATGAAGCGTATCTACGAGTCGGCGGAGCCGACAGACGGAACGCGTATTTTGGTAGACAGACTGTGGCCGAGGGGAATCAGCAAAGAGAGGGCAGCGCTGACGCGCTGGGAGAAAGAGATTACGCCTTCTCCGGACCTCAGAAAGTGGTTCGGTCATGAACCGGAGCGTTTTGCTACCTTTACGGAGCTCTACCGGAAAGAACTGGATGCGAATCCTGCGGGAGAGGGGTTTCTTTCCGAGATACGGGATTTCCTGAAAGAGGGAAATGTAACTCTGGTTTACGCGGCAAAAGATCCGGCTTGCAATCATGTGCTTGTCTTGAAGGATTGGATAGAAGAGCGGCTGAAAAGGTAG